A single genomic interval of Pedosphaera parvula Ellin514 harbors:
- a CDS encoding alginate O-acetyltransferase AlgX-related protein has protein sequence MNDQPSQPREPNSPAQMALIIAFVLFLWLPTLSIFFHWDHSRKLNEKRKLAEFPAWHAGSNRISNFIIGLDKYYSDHFGFRKQLILFEHAWKRQIYKESPFPDVLIGKYDWLYYSGDHMIENCQGSDLFCLQELHDWQSLLECRRDWLARQGIHYIFVIPPDKHRIYPEYLPEWIAHLGPTSKLDQFFGYMKTNSSVEVLDLRPALMEAKHSRFTYLRNDTHWNEYGAFVGYQALLQKLSCQMPHLKPLSPDCFQLQYSDKPGGDLATMLGQEQTLHEKEAVSLSPRPPLQLLQISNAPNLLGKYWNPERLPVITTNPSARGNAIVFRDSFSIAWIPYIGHNFNKVTYLWQRELDLPFIQAEKPDVVVDEILERFFCRSNPHELKLSEGWR, from the coding sequence ATGAACGACCAACCCAGCCAACCAAGGGAACCCAACAGTCCGGCGCAAATGGCATTGATCATCGCATTTGTTCTTTTCCTCTGGCTGCCAACGTTGAGTATCTTTTTCCATTGGGATCATTCGCGCAAACTCAATGAAAAGCGTAAACTGGCCGAATTTCCCGCCTGGCATGCCGGCTCCAACAGGATTAGTAACTTCATCATCGGATTGGATAAATATTATAGCGACCACTTCGGCTTTCGCAAGCAACTGATCCTCTTCGAGCACGCCTGGAAACGCCAAATATACAAGGAATCCCCGTTCCCTGATGTTTTGATCGGCAAGTACGACTGGCTCTACTATTCCGGAGACCACATGATCGAAAATTGCCAGGGTTCAGATCTGTTCTGTCTACAAGAACTTCATGATTGGCAGTCCTTGTTGGAATGTCGGCGCGACTGGCTCGCGCGTCAGGGAATTCATTATATCTTCGTGATTCCACCCGACAAACATCGCATCTATCCTGAGTATCTCCCTGAATGGATCGCTCACCTCGGTCCCACCTCCAAGTTGGACCAATTCTTTGGCTATATGAAAACCAATTCATCAGTGGAGGTCCTGGATTTGCGTCCGGCACTGATGGAGGCGAAACACTCCCGGTTCACTTATTTGCGCAACGACACGCATTGGAATGAATATGGCGCGTTTGTGGGCTATCAAGCTCTTCTTCAAAAGCTCTCCTGCCAGATGCCCCATTTGAAGCCGCTGTCTCCGGATTGCTTTCAACTCCAATATTCCGATAAACCCGGCGGCGACCTGGCTACAATGCTCGGGCAGGAGCAGACCCTGCATGAAAAAGAAGCTGTATCCTTATCGCCCCGGCCTCCGCTTCAGTTACTCCAAATTTCAAATGCTCCAAATCTGCTGGGAAAATATTGGAACCCGGAGAGGCTGCCGGTCATAACGACCAATCCATCAGCCCGGGGAAACGCCATAGTATTCCGTGACTCGTTCTCGATCGCCTGGATTCCTTACATCGGTCACAACTTCAACAAAGTCACCTACCTCTGGCAACGCGAACTTGATCTTCCTTTCATTCAGGCTGAAAAGCCCGACGTGGTCGTGGACGAAATTCTCGAACGGTTCTTTTGCCGTTCGAACCCACACGAACTGAAATTATCCGAAGGCTGGAGATAG
- a CDS encoding sulfite oxidase, protein MSTSTSTNQGTLADANANARPFTGLITRDREPENLEFPFSALSSWIMPNEQFFVRSHFPVPKVDLQTWRLEVEGLVDKPVSLTLEELRGMPSRSVTMVLECAGNSRIFLNPKVSGLQWELGAVGNTEWTGVPLSEVLKKAGVKAGAVEVVLEGMDRGEIKKEPVSPGKISYARSISLTKAMSPEVILAYQMNGEDLTPAHGFPVRAIVPGHYGMASVKWLNRIILLDREFRGYFQTTDYTYWNKQDGMPVQLFPVSEIEVKAEISRPGLHEVVPADSVYRMFGAAWTGESDVVKVEVSTDGAKSWQPAQLLGDPVRYAWRLWEYHWSTPSQPGRYTVMARATDAHGNTQPMDRDMHRGTYVITHVQPIDVQVRKVNGASSMDSYAI, encoded by the coding sequence ATGAGCACCAGCACCTCAACAAACCAAGGAACCCTTGCTGACGCAAATGCGAATGCGAGGCCATTTACGGGATTGATCACGCGCGACAGGGAACCGGAGAATTTGGAGTTTCCATTCTCTGCGCTTAGCAGTTGGATCATGCCCAATGAACAGTTCTTCGTGCGGAGTCATTTCCCGGTGCCCAAGGTGGATTTGCAGACCTGGCGTTTGGAGGTGGAGGGATTAGTTGACAAGCCAGTGTCACTGACGCTTGAAGAACTGCGCGGGATGCCATCGCGGTCGGTCACAATGGTGCTGGAATGCGCCGGTAACAGTCGAATCTTTTTGAACCCAAAGGTAAGTGGATTGCAGTGGGAACTGGGCGCGGTGGGAAACACTGAATGGACTGGTGTGCCGCTGTCTGAGGTTTTAAAGAAAGCAGGGGTAAAGGCGGGAGCTGTTGAAGTGGTGCTGGAAGGAATGGATCGCGGGGAAATCAAAAAGGAACCTGTATCTCCCGGGAAGATCAGTTATGCACGGAGCATCTCGCTGACCAAGGCGATGAGCCCGGAAGTTATCCTCGCTTACCAAATGAATGGCGAAGATTTGACGCCGGCGCACGGCTTTCCTGTGCGCGCAATCGTGCCGGGCCACTATGGCATGGCGTCAGTGAAATGGTTGAATCGGATTATCTTGCTCGACCGTGAATTTCGCGGCTATTTCCAAACGACAGATTATACCTATTGGAACAAACAGGATGGCATGCCAGTCCAGTTGTTTCCTGTGAGTGAAATCGAAGTGAAGGCGGAGATTTCGCGGCCAGGTTTGCATGAAGTGGTTCCGGCCGATTCAGTCTATCGGATGTTCGGAGCAGCCTGGACGGGAGAATCAGACGTCGTCAAGGTGGAGGTCAGCACTGATGGCGCGAAAAGCTGGCAACCCGCGCAGTTGCTGGGCGATCCGGTGAGGTATGCCTGGCGCTTGTGGGAGTATCATTGGAGCACACCGTCGCAGCCGGGGCGTTATACCGTGATGGCGCGCGCTACTGATGCTCATGGAAACACCCAACCAATGGATCGCGACATGCATCGCGGAACCTATGTGATTACCCACGTGCAGCCGATTGATGTGCAAGTGCGGAAGGTGAACGGTGCAAGTTCGATGGACAGTTATGCGATCTAA
- a CDS encoding neutral/alkaline non-lysosomal ceramidase N-terminal domain-containing protein: MKAKLLSPQGLPILLLLFTLTSCSTSRQKDAASSQLRAGMAEVDITPPVGYRMAGYYDERFSTGVHDPLKTKAIVLQQGNEKIALVFCDLVGVSLHVTTNARALSSKITGIPVSNIVVAATHSHTGPLFDDVRRAYFHKTAIEKFGNDPHEKIYYPDFLAGCIAKVVTEANANLSTAEVDAGIATQEGMPFNRRYYMKNGRVAFNPGQLNTNIVSPAGPVDHDVGILTVRKKNKSIGGLTVFAMHADTISGTEFSADYPFYIQQTLRKAFGPDYISAFGAGTCGDLNNINVNVKEPYKGHEVSEMLGTKIGKTVLSAQNNLQPIHAAFASRSTTLMLPLQEVNPKDLDEAKKNIAHLADDTVDFFVKVRAVKALDLEARGTKVWPMEIQVFRLDGDTAVVCLPAEIFVQFGLNIKKASPFKKTIVISICNDRPCYMPTEQAFKEGSYETVNSRLKPGSGEAMVETAIKLLNELKQ, encoded by the coding sequence ATGAAAGCAAAGCTCTTGAGTCCTCAGGGTCTTCCGATACTGCTGCTCCTTTTCACCCTCACCAGCTGTTCGACGAGTCGGCAAAAGGATGCCGCCTCATCGCAATTACGAGCTGGCATGGCCGAGGTGGATATCACCCCGCCGGTCGGATATCGCATGGCTGGATATTATGATGAGCGTTTTTCCACCGGAGTTCATGACCCGCTTAAAACCAAGGCCATTGTCCTGCAGCAAGGTAATGAAAAGATTGCCCTGGTTTTTTGCGATCTCGTTGGCGTATCCCTGCATGTCACCACCAATGCGCGTGCTCTCTCCAGCAAGATTACCGGAATCCCCGTCTCAAATATTGTCGTGGCTGCCACTCACAGCCATACCGGCCCGTTGTTCGATGACGTTCGCCGAGCTTACTTCCACAAGACAGCTATTGAAAAGTTTGGCAACGATCCCCACGAAAAAATTTACTACCCCGACTTTCTGGCTGGTTGCATTGCCAAAGTTGTCACGGAGGCAAATGCCAATCTCTCAACTGCGGAGGTGGACGCCGGCATTGCCACTCAGGAGGGCATGCCGTTCAATCGCCGCTACTACATGAAAAATGGCCGGGTGGCCTTTAATCCCGGCCAACTGAATACCAACATAGTATCTCCCGCCGGGCCGGTTGACCATGATGTCGGAATTCTTACGGTCAGGAAAAAGAATAAATCCATCGGTGGCCTCACTGTCTTCGCCATGCATGCCGACACCATTAGTGGCACCGAATTCAGCGCTGATTACCCGTTTTATATCCAACAGACCCTTCGCAAAGCTTTCGGTCCTGATTATATCTCTGCTTTTGGAGCCGGCACCTGCGGCGACTTGAACAATATCAATGTCAACGTTAAGGAACCCTACAAAGGCCACGAGGTCTCTGAAATGCTTGGCACGAAAATCGGCAAAACAGTTCTGAGTGCGCAAAACAACTTGCAACCAATCCATGCCGCTTTTGCCAGCAGAAGCACGACTCTTATGCTCCCGCTGCAGGAGGTCAATCCCAAGGATTTGGACGAAGCCAAAAAGAATATCGCCCATCTGGCTGATGACACCGTCGACTTCTTTGTCAAGGTGCGCGCAGTGAAGGCTCTTGATCTTGAGGCTCGCGGCACCAAAGTCTGGCCCATGGAAATTCAGGTGTTCCGGCTGGATGGCGACACTGCGGTCGTGTGTCTTCCGGCGGAAATATTTGTCCAGTTTGGTCTCAACATAAAGAAAGCCTCGCCGTTTAAGAAAACCATTGTCATCTCAATCTGCAACGACCGTCCTTGCTACATGCCGACTGAACAAGCATTCAAGGAAGGCAGTTACGAGACGGTCAATTCCCGCCTGAAGCCAGGCAGCGGGGAAGCGATGGTTGAAACCGCCATCAAACTCCTGAACGAACTGAAGCAATAA
- a CDS encoding PVC-type heme-binding CxxCH protein — protein sequence MKKTVLFTASLLTAVLVHAVTDGPLTPEQAIASFRLDPGLKIECVAQEPMVVSPVAAAWDEKGRMYVVEDRGYPVGPGKGKKPVGQVVLLESTHHDGHYDKRTVFADGLTFPNGVMCWKGGVYVTCAPYLYYFKDTDGDGVADVKQIVFKGFQDLSTTQLRVSHPILNVDGWVYLTSGLTSAKVSSPIYTNHPVVFCNRTDFRFKPDTDQFEPTAGTAQFGETFDSFGHKFICSNRNHNQAVMMQLKYLNRNTNAALADIVEDIPDHGAASKLYPLSDNITTSALHTGFFTSACGINYYRGTALPDDYKDNSFTCEPAGNLVHRDVISPTNTSFVAKRAQDGVDFLASPDNWFRPVNLATGPDGALYVCDMYRKTIEHPEYLPEATRKITDFESGKDKGRIYRITAASYKVQTKQFDVSTSKELCELLNSPDAWWRTTAQRLLLERQDKSVASTLKKMVKSGKIPEARVLALRLLECLNSLEDQQILTALSDKNVSVRENAMQVAEPRLSQSSRLTERLLAMANDSDARVRFQCALSLGELHDAKIIPALAKILDQNNDDKWTREAVLSAVDNHADVLLKTLLAGKNKDAAGMSAMLVELCRILGTSETPDKLASLLNQVTASNSDADAAWQQAAVTGIAEGIRVRGLVGKDQSPLLSLTSGDSTEAKLTRVRVEELVQRAVSSVKDANASLSQRLAAVGLLAQSEFSVSGKTLQSLIDPQQPAELQVAAVRALGRMPDADAGTVLVRKDRWSSYSPPVRDAALTSIMAKPRLIQTMLIAIESGDVPAWTVNEDRRTQLMHNKDESIAKRASAIFKDMQAGDRMKVYEEYKSVLAFKPDSKNGHAIFTKTCTGCHVVSGEGKTVGPDLTGIRNQPSDVLLLHIIVPEYEIMPTYTCYNVETKDGRSLTGLLAAESASNITLRQALGHEEIIPRSNIASMSASSLSLMPDELEKTMSKQDMADLVGFLKGM from the coding sequence ATGAAAAAAACTGTCCTCTTCACCGCCTCATTGCTCACGGCAGTCCTCGTTCACGCTGTAACGGATGGGCCGCTTACACCCGAACAAGCCATCGCCTCGTTCCGACTCGATCCCGGTCTGAAAATAGAATGTGTCGCCCAGGAACCGATGGTCGTTAGCCCCGTTGCTGCCGCATGGGATGAAAAAGGCCGGATGTATGTGGTGGAAGATCGCGGTTATCCCGTCGGTCCCGGCAAGGGCAAGAAGCCCGTTGGCCAGGTGGTTCTCCTCGAAAGCACTCACCACGACGGCCATTATGATAAACGCACGGTCTTTGCGGATGGACTCACCTTTCCCAATGGCGTCATGTGTTGGAAGGGCGGCGTTTATGTCACCTGTGCTCCCTATCTTTATTATTTTAAGGACACCGATGGCGATGGCGTGGCGGATGTGAAACAAATTGTCTTCAAAGGTTTTCAAGACCTTTCCACCACGCAATTGCGTGTGAGCCATCCCATTCTAAATGTCGATGGTTGGGTTTATCTCACTTCGGGTTTAACCAGCGCCAAGGTTTCCTCACCTATTTACACCAATCATCCAGTCGTATTCTGCAATCGCACCGATTTTCGTTTCAAACCTGACACCGACCAGTTTGAACCCACCGCCGGTACTGCGCAATTTGGCGAAACGTTCGATAGTTTTGGCCACAAGTTCATTTGCTCGAATCGCAATCATAATCAAGCGGTAATGATGCAGTTGAAGTATCTCAATCGAAACACAAACGCCGCTCTTGCTGATATCGTGGAGGATATTCCTGATCACGGCGCAGCCTCCAAACTTTATCCTCTCAGCGACAACATCACGACCAGTGCCTTGCACACAGGCTTTTTTACCTCGGCGTGCGGCATTAATTATTATCGTGGCACCGCATTGCCGGACGATTACAAGGACAATTCGTTTACCTGCGAACCCGCTGGCAATCTGGTGCACCGCGATGTCATCTCTCCCACGAATACCAGCTTCGTCGCCAAACGCGCGCAGGATGGTGTCGATTTCCTCGCCTCGCCTGACAATTGGTTTCGTCCGGTCAATCTCGCTACCGGGCCGGACGGTGCGCTTTACGTCTGCGACATGTATCGCAAGACCATTGAACATCCGGAATACCTCCCGGAAGCCACGCGTAAAATCACCGACTTTGAAAGCGGCAAGGATAAAGGTCGCATCTACCGCATCACAGCTGCGAGCTACAAGGTTCAGACTAAACAGTTTGATGTTTCGACCTCGAAGGAGCTCTGCGAGCTATTAAATAGCCCGGATGCATGGTGGCGCACCACGGCCCAGCGTCTTCTATTGGAACGGCAGGACAAGTCTGTTGCATCCACGTTAAAGAAGATGGTCAAGAGCGGAAAAATTCCCGAAGCCCGTGTATTGGCTCTCCGGTTGTTGGAGTGCTTGAACTCCTTGGAGGATCAACAAATTCTTACTGCGCTTTCCGACAAAAATGTCTCGGTCCGCGAAAATGCCATGCAAGTTGCCGAGCCACGTCTGTCGCAATCTTCAAGGCTGACCGAGCGGCTCCTGGCCATGGCCAATGACTCCGATGCACGCGTCCGTTTCCAATGCGCCCTATCCCTTGGTGAACTGCATGATGCCAAAATCATTCCCGCCCTCGCGAAAATTCTTGATCAAAACAACGACGATAAATGGACCCGTGAAGCGGTTTTAAGCGCTGTCGACAACCACGCAGACGTATTGCTGAAAACCCTGCTCGCCGGAAAAAATAAGGATGCCGCCGGAATGTCCGCCATGTTGGTTGAACTCTGCCGCATTCTTGGAACGAGTGAAACGCCTGACAAACTGGCTTCGTTGCTAAACCAGGTTACTGCATCCAACTCGGATGCGGATGCTGCCTGGCAACAAGCCGCTGTCACCGGTATTGCCGAAGGCATCCGGGTTCGTGGTCTGGTCGGTAAGGATCAATCCCCGCTCCTCAGCCTTACCAGCGGTGATTCTACAGAGGCCAAACTTACCCGCGTTCGTGTTGAAGAACTTGTGCAACGCGCAGTCAGCTCAGTCAAAGATGCCAACGCCTCCTTAAGCCAGCGCCTGGCTGCGGTTGGTTTGCTTGCTCAATCTGAGTTCTCGGTCAGTGGGAAAACTCTGCAAAGCCTTATTGATCCGCAACAACCCGCGGAGCTTCAAGTTGCTGCCGTCCGCGCCTTGGGTCGGATGCCGGATGCAGACGCCGGTACGGTTCTGGTCAGGAAGGATCGTTGGAGCAGTTATAGCCCTCCGGTTCGGGATGCCGCTCTCACCTCGATCATGGCCAAACCCCGGCTTATCCAAACCATGCTTATCGCCATCGAATCCGGCGACGTCCCGGCATGGACAGTCAATGAAGACCGCCGAACCCAGTTAATGCATAACAAGGATGAATCCATCGCCAAACGCGCGAGCGCCATCTTCAAAGATATGCAAGCTGGTGACCGTATGAAGGTGTATGAAGAATATAAATCCGTCCTGGCCTTCAAACCTGATTCGAAGAACGGCCATGCCATTTTCACAAAAACCTGCACTGGCTGCCACGTGGTGTCGGGCGAAGGCAAGACCGTCGGACCGGATCTCACCGGCATACGCAATCAGCCCAGCGACGTTCTCCTCCTCCACATCATCGTACCCGAATACGAGATCATGCCCACTTACACCTGCTATAATGTAGAGACGAAGGATGGGCGTTCTCTAACTGGACTCCTGGCTGCAGAATCAGCTTCAAACATCACGCTCAGACAGGCTTTGGGGCACGAGGAAATCATTCCCCGCTCGAACATTGCTTCCATGTCCGCCAGCAGCCTCTCGCTCATGCCTGATGAATTGGAGAAGACTATGAGCAAACAGGACATGGCCGATCTGGTCGGGTTCTTGAAGGGAATGTAG
- a CDS encoding APC family permease yields the protein MLPTLGLFTTIMMVVGGVIGSGIFRKAGVMAGEVGSPTLLLAVWLIAGTITLFGALTNSEVAGMIPETGGQYVYFDRMFGPFVAYLYGWAVFAVIQTGSIAAVAYVFAEYSTQFIKLPEFNSSIAALGFHVPFIGDVLPLKDIGTKGVAAILVIGLTAVNYVGVKFGGLVQNIFTIAKVIAMALLFLGAFLLPTGGSISNLTNSSSVIHPTGLALFLALAAAMQGAFWAYDGWNKLTYIAGEIKEPQRNVPRGLIIGMLIVTGIYMLINLAYSYVLPVDVMAGSKLVAADVAEKCFKGGGRWIAAAVMVSTFGTTNSIILASARVYFSMSRRNVFPQLLGVAHPKFHTPAASLVVQGIWSVLLLFSGTFDTLTDTLIFVSWIFYALSAYGVFVLRRKEPGTPRPYRVPGYPFIPWIFIAFSALYLVLTVYNDLVGYREAVAAGKPAIINSAFGVALVLVGTPIYWFYRRKSYSSKSGPP from the coding sequence CTGCTTCCTACGCTAGGTCTTTTCACCACGATTATGATGGTGGTCGGCGGCGTCATCGGCTCCGGCATTTTCCGTAAAGCAGGGGTCATGGCCGGCGAGGTCGGCTCACCTACTCTGCTCCTGGCCGTCTGGTTGATCGCGGGCACCATTACACTCTTTGGCGCGCTGACAAATTCCGAAGTTGCCGGCATGATCCCGGAAACCGGTGGGCAATACGTTTACTTCGACCGCATGTTTGGCCCTTTTGTAGCTTATCTTTACGGCTGGGCTGTCTTTGCGGTAATTCAAACCGGCTCCATCGCAGCCGTGGCCTATGTCTTTGCGGAGTATTCCACTCAATTCATCAAGTTGCCCGAGTTTAACAGTTCGATAGCCGCACTCGGGTTTCATGTCCCGTTCATCGGAGACGTCCTGCCACTGAAAGACATTGGCACCAAGGGAGTCGCCGCGATTCTTGTGATTGGATTGACAGCAGTAAACTACGTCGGCGTTAAGTTTGGCGGTCTGGTTCAAAATATCTTCACGATCGCCAAGGTAATTGCCATGGCTCTGCTTTTTCTGGGCGCATTCCTTCTCCCCACCGGTGGCTCGATCTCGAATCTTACGAACAGCAGCTCAGTCATCCATCCGACCGGACTGGCGCTTTTCCTCGCCTTGGCTGCCGCCATGCAAGGTGCGTTTTGGGCCTACGATGGCTGGAACAAATTGACCTACATCGCGGGCGAAATTAAGGAACCTCAAAGGAACGTCCCACGAGGGCTTATCATAGGCATGCTCATTGTTACCGGAATTTACATGCTAATAAACCTCGCATACTCCTACGTTTTACCTGTCGACGTGATGGCCGGCTCCAAACTGGTGGCCGCTGACGTGGCAGAAAAATGTTTCAAAGGCGGTGGGCGCTGGATCGCCGCAGCCGTGATGGTTTCGACCTTTGGCACCACCAACTCCATCATTCTCGCCAGCGCCCGTGTTTACTTTTCAATGTCCCGCCGCAACGTCTTCCCCCAACTCCTGGGCGTCGCACATCCTAAATTTCATACACCCGCCGCCTCGTTGGTTGTTCAAGGTATCTGGAGCGTCCTGCTGCTTTTCAGCGGCACATTCGATACACTTACCGACACTTTGATTTTTGTAAGTTGGATTTTTTACGCGCTAAGTGCCTATGGTGTTTTCGTCCTCCGTCGCAAAGAACCCGGCACCCCGCGTCCATATCGAGTGCCTGGGTATCCTTTTATACCTTGGATTTTTATCGCCTTCTCCGCCCTTTATTTGGTGCTGACGGTTTACAACGATTTGGTTGGCTATCGCGAGGCTGTTGCTGCCGGGAAACCGGCCATTATCAACTCGGCTTTTGGCGTAGCCTTGGTTCTCGTCGGCACTCCGATTTACTGGTTTTATCGGAGAAAAAGTTATTCTTCGAAATCCGGTCCGCCTTGA
- a CDS encoding quinol:electron acceptor oxidoreductase subunit ActD: MAKKSVFGLVRSENSASDIVESLQSAGFSSNDISVLFPDKTGTRDFAHEKNTKAPEGATTGAGTGLVLGGALGWIAGIGALAIPGVGPFIAAGPIMAALSGAAVGAAVGGIAGALIGMGIPEYEAKRYEGRIKEGNILISVHTEDSDQASRAKQILEQGGAEDIATATESSVKEGNATKARSTTGTTVRSGTGATSETTSSERTTSERTVYEARPKPGVKRKDDTY, translated from the coding sequence ATGGCAAAAAAATCCGTCTTCGGTCTGGTCAGAAGTGAGAATAGCGCTTCTGACATCGTCGAAAGCCTGCAATCAGCAGGCTTCTCCAGCAATGACATTTCCGTACTTTTCCCGGATAAAACGGGCACGCGGGACTTTGCGCATGAAAAAAATACCAAGGCCCCTGAAGGCGCCACCACCGGTGCCGGGACCGGATTGGTCCTCGGCGGTGCGCTTGGTTGGATTGCGGGTATCGGTGCTCTGGCAATACCTGGAGTTGGACCTTTTATCGCCGCTGGCCCAATCATGGCCGCGCTCAGTGGCGCCGCCGTCGGGGCCGCGGTCGGTGGCATTGCCGGTGCTCTGATCGGCATGGGTATTCCTGAATACGAAGCAAAGCGTTATGAAGGGCGCATAAAAGAGGGCAACATCCTTATCTCAGTTCACACCGAAGATTCCGATCAGGCCAGTCGGGCGAAGCAAATTCTTGAGCAAGGTGGTGCTGAAGATATCGCCACAGCTACTGAGTCGAGCGTGAAGGAAGGTAATGCTACAAAGGCTCGGTCCACCACTGGAACCACGGTTAGATCAGGAACTGGAGCGACCTCCGAAACAACGTCAAGCGAACGGACCACCAGCGAAAGGACGGTTTACGAAGCGCGTCCAAAACCAGGCGTAAAGCGGAAGGACGATACTTACTAA
- a CDS encoding response regulator, with amino-acid sequence MPQPIKVIVADDDEEDRLFLRECLHSTTNLRVFHELSNGSEVIDYLSGKKPFEDRNLHPFPEVLILDAIMPAIEANEILHWIKGHPVSGMKTIVFSGYPTSNIGAGYIKIGAHAFFYKTSDVNQLKTIAREIETLVTKASH; translated from the coding sequence ATGCCGCAACCCATAAAAGTTATTGTTGCTGATGATGACGAGGAAGACCGGCTCTTCCTTCGCGAGTGTTTACATTCGACAACGAATCTTAGGGTTTTCCACGAACTCTCCAATGGTAGTGAAGTGATTGACTACCTGAGCGGCAAAAAGCCTTTTGAAGACCGTAATCTTCACCCATTTCCCGAGGTACTTATTCTCGATGCCATCATGCCCGCCATTGAAGCCAATGAAATCTTGCATTGGATCAAGGGCCACCCGGTAAGCGGCATGAAAACCATCGTATTCAGCGGCTATCCCACTTCGAACATCGGTGCTGGCTATATTAAAATCGGGGCTCACGCTTTCTTCTATAAAACTTCAGACGTGAACCAGCTTAAAACCATCGCCAGGGAAATTGAGACTCTCGTCACCAAAGCCAGTCACTAG
- a CDS encoding response regulator: MRKLTVIIADDDDEDREFLRLALGANENFELINELKNGAEALHYVSGAGAYHNRVFHPLPDLLIIDAVMPSFHVREILAYLALYPAEKMKIVIVTGVPDTQLRAECLRLGANAFYYKPAELEQLLAMIKEIETNLLEGRYG; this comes from the coding sequence ATGAGGAAATTGACGGTCATCATTGCTGACGACGACGACGAGGATAGGGAATTCCTCAGGCTTGCGCTTGGGGCCAACGAAAATTTCGAACTCATCAATGAACTAAAGAATGGTGCGGAGGCACTCCATTATGTCAGTGGCGCCGGGGCTTACCATAATCGAGTTTTCCATCCCCTTCCCGACCTGCTGATTATCGACGCAGTTATGCCCTCGTTTCATGTACGTGAAATCCTGGCATATCTGGCACTTTATCCGGCTGAAAAAATGAAGATCGTCATCGTTACTGGAGTTCCCGATACTCAACTCCGTGCTGAGTGCCTGCGCTTGGGCGCAAATGCTTTCTACTACAAGCCGGCTGAACTCGAGCAGCTTCTTGCCATGATCAAAGAGATTGAGACGAACTTGCTGGAAGGTCGCTACGGCTGA